A genome region from Dolichospermum compactum NIES-806 includes the following:
- a CDS encoding adenylate kinase, with protein sequence MTRLIFLGPPGAGKGTQAKTLAAFLQIPHISTGDILRQAIQDQTNLGMQAQGFMDKGELVPDKLVEDMVKERLQQPDAITGWILDGFPRKVTQAEFLAELLTSLGQGGEKVINLDAPDESVITRLLGRGRKDDTEEVIRRRLEVYRDETAPLINYFTDRQKLLTVNGNQSQEEVFTDLKNIIAA encoded by the coding sequence GTGACGCGATTAATCTTCTTGGGACCACCAGGCGCTGGTAAAGGAACTCAAGCTAAAACCTTGGCTGCATTTTTGCAGATTCCTCATATTTCTACAGGTGACATTTTACGCCAAGCCATTCAAGACCAAACAAATTTGGGAATGCAAGCCCAAGGTTTTATGGATAAAGGCGAGTTAGTGCCAGACAAATTAGTAGAAGATATGGTCAAGGAGCGTCTGCAACAACCAGATGCTATAACAGGTTGGATTTTAGACGGCTTTCCTCGTAAAGTTACACAAGCAGAGTTTCTGGCAGAATTACTCACAAGTCTAGGACAGGGTGGTGAAAAGGTAATCAATCTGGATGCACCAGATGAATCTGTCATTACCCGGTTACTAGGACGCGGACGAAAAGATGATACTGAAGAAGTAATTCGTCGCCGCTTAGAAGTATACCGCGATGAAACTGCACCCTTAATTAACTATTTTACAGATCGCCAAAAACTCCTCACAGTCAACGGTAATCAGTCCCAAGAAGAAGTTTTTACTGATTTGAAAAATATCATAGCTGCTTAA